CGGCAAAATCCCTGTCAATGCCAACGATATCCTTGCCAACGTTCCTTACGTTCCGGGAGCGGGACTCTGGTTTGACCACCACACCAGTGAAAAGGAACGGCTGGACCAAAACCTTCGATTTGAAGGCGCCAGTCGCCCCCTTCCAAGCTGTGCCAGGGTCATCTGGGACTACTATGGAGGAGAAGAAGTCTTCGGTAGTCATTTGCTTCCCATGATGCAGGCCGTGGACAAGGTGGACAGCGCCAACCTCACAGCGGATGACATCACCAATCCCCAAGGGTGGATTCTGTTGGGCTATGTCATGGATCCGAGAACCGGCTTGGGCCGATTCCACGATTACCGAATCTCCAACTACCAGCTCATGCTGGACATGATTGAATACTGCCGCCACAAAACCGCGGATGAAATCCTTGAAATCGAAGATGTTCGGGAACGAACCCGGCGATACTTCGAGCAGACCGATCTTTTCGTGGACATGCTCAAACACACGACCACGGTTCATGGAAATCTGCTGGTTACGGACCTGCGGGAACAGGAGACCATCTTCGCAGGCAACCGGTTTGCCGTCTACGCCCTCTTCCCCGACGCCAACATCAGCATGCAAATCATGTGGGGTTTTAAGCGCCAGAATATTGTATTCACGGTGGGACACAGCATCCTTAACCGCACCAGTAAGACCGATGTGGGCAAACTCATGCTGGAATATGGTGGGGGCGGCCATCCTGGCGTGGGTACCTGCCAGATCCCGGTTGAACAGGCGAAAACGGTTCGAGAGGAACTTATCCGCAAAATCAATGCACAGGGCTGAGCTTCAGGTCGCCCTCCTCCGCTCTCTCCTCCATCCAAACCATTTCAAGCGTCGGGGCGGACCAAGTAACTTCTTGGTCCGCCCCGCATTGCGCATTCATCTCTAAAAAATCAAGTATTTTAACGGTCAGTTACCCAGCTTCATCCGGATCAACCCTGCGTACCTGCTTCACCAACGCCCAAACCTGCTTGGCATGCTTTCTGTAAACCGAACCAGCAAAAGCGCGAAGCTCAGAACGAATCTCCGACAAAGGCGGGAAATCTGGAAACGGAGTCAGGCCCGTTGCATCCAGATCCACAGCCTCATAGCGGAATGCCTCATCAAGGGAACGCATATCATCGGCTGGCGCACCTGCGATATTTTCGCGCTCCAAACCGGCGGGGTCCAACCCCCGGACATACTGCAACGTCCCGGAGACGGAAGTCTGACCATTCATTTTTTCCAATGTGGCGTTGATTTGCCGTTCCAAATGCTTCAACCCCACATAATGCACGGTCAATAATTTCCGACGAGGTTCTTCCGGATCTGCGTACTCTTTGCCATACATATATTCGAGCACAGCACGTCCCATGGCGGAATACGTTGCTTCCACCAGGGAAAGGTATTTCCTCCGCCGCGTTAACGCCCATGGCACCCGTTCCAAAACAGGAACGCGTTCTTCCTCCATGGACACGGGAACATCGTCCCACCCCACCCCCACCAGGGTATAAAACTCTTTTCGCGTCTCAATATTCGGGAAAAGGAAATGCAGCATTTCAACACGTTCCGCCGCATAACGAAAAGCAGGCTGCAGCTCTCCGGTCAAAACCTGAAAGTGCTCCATATGTCGGTCCATGCGCCGCCGAGAGCCGAAGAAATTATCGGCCATCTCACTGAGAACCTCTTCCGCCAGTCCTTCGGCATACGATTCGAAATCACTCATAAAAATACGCCTCCAGCACTTTTTATTCTGGTACGGCATTTCCAACAACCCATCAAGATGGGGAGAAACAAAAAGCGCATTCCTGCATGTCCTGATTAGACGTTGAAAAAAAAACTCAAACCACCTAAACTTTGCAAATATCCGTTACAGTGCATCCTTGTTCTCCTGTCCGCCAAAAGGAATTGCCAGGCAACCTTCGCAAATGTTGTACCCTGCGTCCGGTATGCCCTCCATACGGCATCATGACTCCATACCGGGCGGATCATGAGACACAAACATTCCAGGACACAAGCGGACGAATGGCCAAACCGCCGGTGAAGCCGACCTCGGCATCACGAACCGCCCCCCGGCGCAACGGAACATGATTGAGAACGGAACACAGCTCAAGGAGAACGCATGAGAACCAATCGCCTTT
The sequence above is a segment of the Paucidesulfovibrio gracilis DSM 16080 genome. Coding sequences within it:
- a CDS encoding exopolyphosphatase — encoded protein: MRLVTRSDFDGLACAVLLKEQGLVDDYLFAHPKDLQDGKIPVNANDILANVPYVPGAGLWFDHHTSEKERLDQNLRFEGASRPLPSCARVIWDYYGGEEVFGSHLLPMMQAVDKVDSANLTADDITNPQGWILLGYVMDPRTGLGRFHDYRISNYQLMLDMIEYCRHKTADEILEIEDVRERTRRYFEQTDLFVDMLKHTTTVHGNLLVTDLREQETIFAGNRFAVYALFPDANISMQIMWGFKRQNIVFTVGHSILNRTSKTDVGKLMLEYGGGGHPGVGTCQIPVEQAKTVREELIRKINAQG